DNA sequence from the Burkholderia pyrrocinia genome:
GCATCGAATTCCCGGTGGTCGAACGCGTAGTCGCGAAACGCCTGCAGCCAGGGCCGAAAGCGCACGCCGGCGAGCCCCGTGCGGTGCATCGCTTCGGTCAGCGAACGTTCGACGATCTCGCCCGGATGATCGGTGGGTTTGCGGCAGCCGGGCAAGCCCCACGTAAAGCCCGACGGGTACAGCATCGGCGAAATGTAGTCGACCACCCCGCCCAATGCGCCAAGCCGTTGCCCGATGTGCGTGTCGTCCTCGTTCCAGCACACGTAGCCGAAGATGTCGGCCGACACATAAACGTTGTACGGCCGCAGCCGCTCGCGCGCCCCCGCCAGGAATCCCGTGATCGCGGCCACGCGGTTCGCTTCCGTATTGGGCTCGCTGAAGCGCAGGTTGTTCGCATCGGGAAAGCGCAGGTAGTCGAACTGGATCTCGTCGAAACCCAGCTTCGCCGCCTCTTCCGCGACGTCGAAGTTGTGTGCCCACGCCGCCTGCACGGTCGGATCGATCCATCGCAAATGCTCGCGATCGCGCCAGATCCCGCCGGCCGCATCGCGCACCGCCCAGTCCGGGCGGGCAGCCGCGAGCGGATCGTCCTTGAACACGACGATGCGGGCGATCAGGTACAACCCGCGCGCATGAAACGTGCGGATCAGGCCCGCCAGGTCGGCGACGCGCGGTGCCGGATCGCTTGCCGCGCCGATCGCTTCGCGTGCCGCGCTGCGATAAGGGGTCATTCCGCGATCGCCCTTCACGTCGATCACGAACGCGTTGACTGCCGTGCGGCCCTGCAGCGCGAGCGCCGCGTCGCGCAGCGTACGGTCCGCGATGCCGTAGGCGGACAGGTAGACCGCTTTCGGACGCACGGGTGTCATGCGAATCGTATGCGTGACCCCGGCCGCCGTCAGTTCGACTTCGGTTCGTGCGTAGCCCGGCGCACGCACGCTCAAGCGTGTACCGGTCGTCTCGACCTCCAGTGAAAACGCTCCGTCGCCGTCCGCGGTTCGGCTCACGCCGGACGCATAGCCGATCGCACCGGCCAGCGGGTGCCCGTTCGTGGCATCGACGACCGTGATCGCCACCGGTGCCGCCTGCGCGGCGAAACCGGCGAGCAACAGCAGGACGCAGGCGATCAGGCGGTCAATCATGGCTTCCCCCGGCGGTTTGCAGCAATCCGTTCATGCATCGTGCGTCGCATGCATCCGTCATCAGATAACGCGGCAGCGTCATGGCCGGGTCCGTGAGCCGAACGGGACGCGCATCGAGCGTGAAGGCGGCGACATAACCTTCGCGAGCGGCCAGTTGGTCGGTTTCTTCATCGTGGACGCCGAATGGCCAGGCCAGCAGCCGGATCGGCTTGCCGGTTTCGGACTCGAGCCGTTCGCGGGAGCGGCTCAACTGGACGGACACGAAGCGCCGGTAGTCGTCCGTGGTGCGCCGGGCGCGTTCGGTGTGAAAATTCGGATGCCAGTACGTATGGGACTCGATGTCGACTCCGCCGGATCCGCCAAGCGCGCGCAGCTGGTCCCACGTCATCGCGTAGCTGGCGTTGGAGATTGCCGACGGATAGACGAACAGCGTGACCGGTATTGGGTGCCGGGCCAGCAACGGGCGCAGTATCTCGTAGACGGAACGGTGACCGTCGTCGACCGTGATCGCGACCGCCCGCGCCGGCACCGCATCCGTCTGGCCGCCATGCCAGCGCACCACGTCGGCGAGCGGCACGATGCGATAGCCGCTTGCCTCGATCGCATGCAACTGGTTGCGGAATGTCTCGGTACGCACCGTCATCGAATCCAGGCGCTCCGCTGCAAACCGGTGATAGACGAGAATCAGCACGCGTTGCGGCGCCGGCACGACGGCGTCGGCCGACGCGGCCGGCAGCACGCACGACAGAACGAACAGACAGACGATCAAGCGTAAGACCATGGCGCACCTCGGGGAATCGCTGCCCTATTCTTCCCGATCGCGCCGCGCGCTCGCTGAGCCAGGTCAACAACCGTTCGCACGACGACGATACCGCGCACGTGCCTGGCGGCATCCGCGTCAGGTTGCTTCGGCAACCAGTTCGACATGAATCCGCTCGACATCGGCGCGTGTGCAAAGCGCCGTGCCGGGATGCTCGACCGAAGCAGCCGATGCTGCCAGCGCGGGCGCAGCGTTGACGGCGGTCAAGCAATGCCGCAAAGGCGCCGGATTGCGCTCGATCAACGACGCGTGCCGGCAGGCCCTTACAGTGAATCATTCGCCGTCGCGGAGCCTCGCCATGGACGAGCAGTCGCTTTGCACCACCGTGTTCGCCGAACGCTATGCGCAGTCCGGCGAAACGTCCCACGCAGCCGTATTCCGGCGCGTTGCCCATGCGCTGTCGCTCGCCGAACCGGCGGAGCTTCACATGCAGGCCGAGCGCGCGTTCTTTCTGAATCTGATGCGCGGGGCGATCGGCGCCGGCCGCATCCTCGCGAACGCAGGCGCGCAGACGGGCGGAACGATGATCAACTGCTTCGTCCATCCACTCGAGATTCCAGCCGAGATGCCCGTGCAGGCCGTCGACGCAGCGCTCGAGCGCGCACTCGACGACGCACGGCACACGCTGCTGATGGGGGGCGGAATCGGCTACGACTTCTCGCCGGTGCCACCCGCGGACGCTTACCAGCGACGTCTCTCATCCGAACAAGGCGTGTGCGCGGCAATCGACCGCTTCGATGCGATGTGCCGCGCGCTGCCGTTCACCGGTCCGCGCCGGGGCGCGCAAATGGGTGTGCTGCGATGCGATCATCCGGACCTGGTCGCGTTCGTTACGGCCAAGCGCGGACGATCGCGCTGGTCGACGTTCAATCTGTCGGTCGGCATCACGGACGCGTTCATGGAGGCGGTCGCGTACGACCGGCCGTGGGCGCTCGTCCATGATGCGCCGCGCTATTGCGCGTCCGGCGCACCGTCCCGGCAGCCGGACGGGCGTTACCTTTACGCGACGGTTCCGGCCCGTACGCTGTGGCATGAGATCGTCAACGCCGCGCGCGACAGCGCCGAGCCCGGACTGCTGTTCCTCGATACGATCCGCGATGCGAATCCGCTGCGCGAACACGAGCGGATCGACGCGACGAACCCGTGCGGCGAGCAGCCGCTGCCGTCCCATGGCAGCTGTGTGCTGGGGCCGATCGACCTGTCGCGCTTCGTTCACCACCCGTTCGGTGTCGACGGCAAGCCACGCTTCGACTTCGCGACGCTCGCCGATGCGGTGCGTATCCAGGTACGCATGCTCGACAACGTGCTCGACCTGACCGCTTGGCCACTCGCCGCGCACGAGCGCGAGGCGCACCGGAAGCGGCGCATCGGTGTCGGCGTAACGGGGCTTGGCGATGCGCTGACGATGCTGCGGCTGCGCTATGACAGCGCCGAAGCGCGCGCGTTTGCGCGCGGTATCGCGCTGACGATGCGCGAGCATGCGTTTGCCGCATCGGCCGCGCTTGCCGCCGAGCGCGGCGCGTTTCCGGCCTACGATCCGGCCGCCTATCTGGCCGGCCCCGCAAACCGCATGCTCCTGCCGCTGAAGGTGCATCACGCGATCGCACGGCACGGGCTGCGCAACAGCCATCTGCTGTCGTTCGCGCCGGCCGGCAGCGTGAGTCTCGCGTTTTGCGACAACTGTTCGAACGGGATCGAACCGGCCGTCGGCTGGACGCAGCGTCGAATGGTCCGCACCGCGGGCGGACGCGTCCGTCCGTTTCGTGTCGAGAATCACGCTTACCGGCTGTTTCGCGAACTGCATGGCGACAATGTCCGGCTGCCCGACTATTTCGTCACCGCGGCGGATATCGCACCGGCCGATCATGTCGCGATGCTCGCTGCGCTGCAGCCCTGCATCGACGCCGGCATCTCGAAGACCGTGACGATGCCCGGCCAGTGTTCGCTTTCCCAGGTCGACGAACTGTTCTTTCTGGCGTGGCGCGAGCGGCTCAAGGGGATCACGGTGTTCCGGCCCGATCCACAGCTCGCGTCGGTCGTCACCGATGACGCCGCGCAACAGCGCGACGGCACCGTCTGCATCAACTGCTGAACGACACGATAGCCGGCCGGAAGCGTTCGGCAGTTCGGCACGAAGCGGGCAACCGTTCAGACGGGAGCGCCCGTTGTCGCCGCCGATTCCGCTTCCGCGGGCCGGCCCGGCTCGTCGGCATCGTCCGGCCCCGCAATGAGCGCCATCAGCATGTCGTGATCGATCGACTCGTGCAGCAACAGGCACTGGGCAATCCGTTCGAGCGCGTCGCGGTGCTCACCGAGCGTTGCCGCGACCCGCACGTGCGCATCCTCGAGCAGCGCACGCACCTCCTCGTCGATCAGTTGCGCCGTGTGTTCGCTGCAACGGCCGTCGCCCGGCGTCCATACGCCGGGCGCCCGGCCCTGCGATGCAGCGTCGTCGAACGTCGACAGGCCGATCTTGTCGCTCATCCCGTACTGCATGACCATGTGCCGGGCGAGCGCGGTCGCCCGCTCGAGATCGTTCTGCGCGCCGGTCGACACGTCGCCGAACGCGATTTCCTCGGCCACCCGCCCGCCAAGCAATACGTCGAGCCGGTCGAGCAATTCGCTCCTGCGCAGCACGTAGCGATCCTCGGTCGGCACCTGCTGCGTATAGCCGAGTGCCGCGATGCCGCGCGGGATGATCGACACCTTCTTCACCGGATCGCAGTGCGCGCGGCTTTGCGCGACGAGCGCGTGGCCCGACTCGTGGTACGCAATGGTGCGCTTCTCCTGCTCGTTCATCACGCGGCTCTTGCGCTCCATGCCCGTCATCGCGCGATCGATCGCCTCGTCGAAGTCGGCCATCCCGATCGCCGGTTTGCCGAGTTCGGCCGCATGCAGCGCGGCCTCGTTGACGACATTCGCGAGATCGGCACCGACAAATCCCGGCGTGCGCGATGCCAGCTCGGCCAGATCGACTTCGGGGGCAAGCTTCACGCGCTTCGTGTGCACGGCCAGAATCTGCTTGCGTCCGTTCAGGTCCGGCCGGTCGATCGCGATGTGCCGGTCGAAACGTCCGGGGCGCAGCAGCGCGGGATCCAGGATCTCCGGCCGGTTGGTCGCGGCCATGATGATGACGCCGGAATTCGCCTGAAAGCCGTCCATCTCGACGAGCAACTGGTTCAGCGTCTGCTCGCGCTCGTCGTTGCCGGACATCGGGCCGACGCCGCGCGCCTTGCCGAGCGCATCGAGTTCGTCGATGAACACGATGCACGGCGCCTTTTGCTGCGCCTGTTCGAACAGATCGCGCACGCGAGCCGCGCCGACGCCGACGAACATCTCGACGAATGCCGAGCCGCTGATCGAGAAAAACGGCACAGCCGCCTCGCCGGCGACCGCGCGCGCGAGCAGTGTCTTGCCGGTGCCGGGCGCGCCGACGATCAGCACGCCCTTCGGAATCTTGCCGCCGAGCCGCTGATAGCGTTCGGGTTCGCGCAGGAACGCGACGATCTGCTGCAACTCGGCCTTCGCCTCGTCGATGCCCGCAATGTCGCTGAACGTGATGCCGGTTTCCTGCTGCACATAGACGCGCGCCCGGCTCTTTCCCATGCCGCTCAGGTCCCTTACCCCGCCCGGCCTGCGCATCATGAAGTTCCACACCAGTACGAAGGCGATCACCGGAAACGCCCACGTTGCAAGCGTCTCGATCCAGCTCGAATCCGGCATCCCGCGATAGCGGATGCCGGCGGCCGTCAGCGTGGCGACCAGGCGGTCGTCGGCTACCCGGCTCGTCGTGAAGCGCCACGGCGGTCCGGCCTTTTTCACGGCAATCGCGTCGGAGGCCGGCAGCATCGGGCCGGCTTCGGGCATGCGCAGTGCGCCCGAGATCGACGACTGACCGATCTCCAGATCGTCGACGAGACGCGCGTCGACCAGGCGGTGAAAGTCGCTGTACGAAATCGACGTCGCCTCCGGCTGACGCATCAGCAATTGAACCGCAATCAGTACGCCGAAGGCGATCGGGATCAGCAGCGCGGAATAGTCGAATGTTTTCTTCATTGCATTGATCCTGCACGACGGGCGCAGGCCAGGTCATGCATCGTCACGTGTCCATTGCGCGCGCAGCATGTCCTCGCTGTCGCGATAGTTGAGCGCGAGATTGCCGTGATGCGCATGCAGCAATGCTTCGCCCAGGCGCCGCACCATATGCATGCCCGTCGTCCGGATGACGAGCGTATCGCGGGATTTCTCGATTTCCATGATGCGTTCGAGCGCATGTTCGCTCGTCTCCAGATCCGCCTGATGCTCGAGCAGTTCGAGGATCGCCGACCGGTGCGCGCGCACGTAATCGCCATGCAATACCAGTTCGCCCGCCGGTGCGTTTTCCCGCATGCGCTTGCAGGCCGGGCATTCGAGTTGCCGCCGGTCGAGCGGAGTCGCGTACCAGGTCCAGCGGCCCTCGTCGCAGACGGCGCCGCAGCCTTCGCAGATCCTGTCGCCCTTCGGCCGCTTCGGATCGCGATAACTGTCCTTCGTATGCGGCGGCATGCGCTGGTCGCGGCGCAGGTAGTTTCGACCGGGGCCGGAATTTGAACGGTTCATTGCTGTTTCTCCCTGTAGTGGGCAGTACGAGCAAGCCGGTCAGGCAACGGTGAGCCGGTCGACGACTTCGCGAACACCCCTGACCGACCCTGCCGCGCCGCACGCGGCACGCCTTTCCGCCAGCGACGCGACCGTGCCCGTCAATGTGACGATGCCGTCGACCGCATCGATCGAAATCCCCGCGGATTCACGCTGTGCGCGTCGCGCGAGCGCTTCGGCAATCCGCGCGCCGACGTCCGGCACCGTATGGTCGGCACGCACCTGGATGCGGTTCGCCACGCCGACGACGCCGATCATCCGGCTCACCATCGCTTCCGCCGCACGGCTCTGGAACGCGTGATCCACTTCGCCGTCGAGCGTCACGCAGCCGTGATCGACCTCGACGCGAATCTTGTGATCGCGCAACGCGTCCTGCCAGCCGAGCGCGAACGTGATCGCGATCGCCAGCTCCTGATCGGCGCAGGCGTTCTCCGGCGGTGCAACGTTCAGTTCGAGTACCAGCGCGCGCGCGTCCGCGACATGCAGCGCCGTTTTCTGCGCCTCGAGTTTCCGGGCCCAGCTGTCGACCGTGCCGCGCAATGTGACGATCCGGTCGCGGACGTCGACGTCGATCTGGCGCGCATCGATCGCCGGATTCCAGAAAAGCGCCTGCTCGACATCCTGCTTGAGTGCTGCATCGGACTTCATCGCGGTCTCCCGTCGGCCCGTGTCGATCGCGAGTCTTGCAATCGGATCCGTGCCGCACCGCATTCAGCATCGCGCATGGCGGCTCGGGCAGCTTGACGAGGATCAATCAACAGCGGGCGGCGGGCGTGCGACGGCTGAATTTGTCCGTTGATATGGATCGGTGCGCCAAACAATCACGACACCGGATTCCACGAAAGCCGTGGCAACCGGAACGCTCCGCAAATTCCTCTTACGGTATCGGTGTTATCCAAGATGCTGCACGGCATCGCCGCAGGCATTGAGCCAGGTCAACGGGTTCACCGCCGCGCCGCTGTAGGAAACGTCCTACAACCCTTCCGCATCACCTACCTCATCTTCAATGCCGGCTGATTTCCCTGGCGCTGCACGGCATCCATACTTCCCATCAAGAACAACAAACACACGTGCCTCCCGGCGCAAAGGCAGCATCACCGTCGAGACCGGTACATCGGTCTCCTGGCCCGTCCGGTGGGGTTCTCCCTTCACGAAGGCGGTAGACGCCAAGGCCGCCGGCAATACAGTCAGCGCGATCCTGCCCGACAGCAATTCGCCGCTGCCCCACGAATTGGAGCCGATCATGGAGAGCCATGCCAATGTCTCGACGACCATGCCGTTGCATCCGTTACGCCCGTTCATCCCGCTGCGTCCCGTCGAGCCGGCGGACCAGCCGAAGCGCGCCACGTCCCGCTGCTCGACGTGCACGTTGCGTACCGTCTGCATGCCGCCCGATCTTTCGCCTGACGATTTCGCGCGTCTCGACGCAATGATCTGCACGACGCGTCACGTCAGGCGCGGCGAAACGCTGTTTCGCGCGGGCGATGCGTTCAACAGCATCTATGCGGTGAGAACCGGTTCGTTCAAGACCACCATGATGCATCGCGACGGCGACGAGCAGATCACCGGCTTCCCGATCGTCGGCGAATCGCTCGGGCTCGACGGCGTGCACACCGGGCACCACAACGGCGACGCGATCGCACTCGAGGACAGCACGGTCTGCATCATTCCGTTCGGCCAGCTCGAGCAGATGTGCCGCGAAGTACGGTCGATGCAACATCACGTGTACCAGATGATGAGCGGCGAAATCGTCCGCGAATCCGCGCTGATGCTGCTGCTCGGCACGATGACCGCCGAGCAGCGCGTGGCCGAATTCCTGCTGAACCTTTCCACGCGCTTCAAGGCACGCGGCTACTCGGCCGCGGAATTCGTGTTGCGGATGACGCGCGACGAGATCGGAGAATATCTCGGGATGAAGCTCGAAACGGTCAGCCGCATGCTGTCGAAGTTCCAGCACAAGGGGCTCGTCGCGGCGCAAGGCAAGCAGATTCGCATCGTCGATTCGGACGGCCTCGGGAAAGTCTGACCTCGCTGCGGGTGCGTCGCACGCAGGCGCCGGGGGCTCGCGTACCTCTGCACACTGGACATCCGACAGGCTCGCGCATGAGCGGTCCTGCTGTTGCCGGCGAACCAGCATTACGGTGATTGCGCCGGCAACCTCGTTTCATTGAAGCGGCTGGTTTGCCAGATCGCCCAGTTTGGCTCGCGCATTTTCGACTCTCGCAAGCACGCCACGATCGTTAGGGACGTCAAGCCTGGTCCCCCGTCCGTCGCCGGACGATGCCGACCTGAACAGGTTTTCCTCCCAATCGCAGATCGCATAGACGCTGTCGCGAATCGATGTATCAAAATCGGCCGGATTGATCGGCAGGTGGAGTGCCTGCCGCCCTATTCGACGCAACAGGCCAGACACATTGGCGACCACTGTCCTTCTCGTTTGGCCGATGACATGGTTGTCCGCAATGTTCTTCATGATCCAGTTGTACGGAATGTAGTGCTTCAGCGAGCCGCTGTTGTCCCCGTCCGTCTTCGTGTAAGAAGGATTGCTCGCCGGACGGTCGATCACGACGTTACCGATCGTTTCGTCAAGCCAATTTTGTGCCTGATCGTCATGGCCAAGATGTTTCCGCGTTTGTGGTGTGAATGTCATGATGTGTCATCCTAATTAACTGTCGGCCACGTGGAGGCAGGTCGGGCATTTCAGGCAGCGCATATCGACAACGCGACGCCATGCTTCCGGAAAACAGGTCGTGCCGCCACGGGGCAAATGGAGTATGAAAGAGGTATGGGCGTTCCACCCAGGCTCACGTGTTCATGATGCATCCCTCCGTTGGTTGGTCAGTCGTTGCGCCATACCGAACGCTCACAGGCACATCGCCTTCTTGGCGATCGCCCATCGGTGCATCCGGTCTTCGAGTCCATTGACACCGCCGTTGATGCGTCTCGTCAGCGACACGAAATCGCCCGAGTCGGCGATCAGGTTGCAGCCGTGCCGTTCCCACCACCAGGCCGCCGAGCGCGCGGCCAGCGGTTCCCGTTCGAGGAGTTCGGGCTGGCGCTCGAGATCGGCACCGAGTGCGTTGCCGCATTCGCGGTAGTTCGCGCGCCCGGTGATCTGGATGAGCCCGCGTCCGAGGAAGCGCCTGCCATCGCCCGCGTGGACGTTGCCGAGTTCGGCGGCCTTGCGCGACGGCGGCTCATAGGCGCGCTGTGCAGTTGTCGGCCCCCACAGCTCGCGCGTGAGCGTGAAGCCGAGCGTCTCGTGGCCGGTTTGCGCGACGAAGGCCGCGATACGCCCGGGGGTCGAGATGCCGAATTCGGCCATCGCGGCGGCAAGTGCCGGATACCAGCGTTGCGCGAGCACGGCGGATACGGCGGCGGCAGACTGGAATTCATCGGGTGTCATCGCGTTCTCCTTGCGAGGCATGGGCGAGCGAGGCCGCGGCGGATGCGCTCGGCGGTAATGAAACGGTCGAGGCAGTCAACGCGGCTGCGTCGTCCACCTGCGAGCGCGTCGGGCTGCGCGGCGAAGGCGGAACGTTGCGATGCGCGGCCGGCCCGGTTCGCTGCGCTTGCGCGTCGATCGCGGCGACGATCGCGCGCAGCGACTCCGGCTTGACGCTGACTTCGCCTGCGAACGGACGATCGACGGCAAGCACGAAGAAGAACGCGAGTCCGAGCGTGAGCGCCCAGCTCGCGACGAGCGCGATGTTGAAGCGCGTGCCCGGAAGGATGTAAAGGAGCAGAAACGACACGACACTCGCGAGCAGCACCACACCCCACAGCGTGGCCGGCATCGCGACGTCGAGCGTCAGCAGGCGCTGTTCGCGATGCTTTGCCATCTCGTTGACGCGTGCGAGCACCTCGCCGAGCAGCACGCGCTGCCTTTCGCTGCGCGGCTCGATCCGGTTGGCCATGTCGAACAGGCGATCGAAGCGGGCCGCCGTCTGCGCATCCGCACTCGCGTGCTGCTGCATCGTCGGCCACTCGTAACGGACGACACCGTCGAGGTAGGCGCGCAGCGCGCCCGAGGCGGCGTCGGCGACCGGATCGCCGAATGCGGCGAGATCGCGCGACAGCTCGCCGGCCGCGGTCGCTTCCGCGTCGACGGTGCGCTCCGCGCTGTTGTACGCGTCCCACACGCTGATCGCCGAAAACGCGACGAGCAGCGAGTTGATCGTCGTGATGACCGACACCATCGTGAGCGCCATCGCGCGCTGCTCGGGATGCAGGTCGACCGGCGCGATGCGGCGGAACAGCGCGTAGCCGGCCAGTGCGGCCGCGACGGTCGCGGTCACGACGAAGAGCCCCATCAGCCACGACGGCCAGTTGTAAAGAAAGAGCATGGTCATTCCCCGATTGCGTTTGCGCCGTCCTGACGGCCCGTGCGCGGCGCGTCTGCCGACAGCATCGCGCGTGTGAATTCGGCGAGCCGCTGCTTGACCGCATCGGCCGGCATCCCCGTTTCGAGCGATTGCTGAAGCCGCAGCAGATCCGCCGCGAGTTCGCTTTGCCATTGCACGCGCTCGGTCGCCGCATGGGCGCGATGCGCTTCGAAGGTCGCTTGCGCGGCGGCCGCGGTGTCGCCGCGCACGAGCGTCTCGAGCGTTTCGACGAGCCGGTGCAGCAGCCGATGCACGGCGGTCGCCGAGAAACCGCCGAGCATCGCAAGCGCCGGCTTGCCGAAGCTGCGCGTGCTTGCGCCGTCGTACAGGTGCGGCGGCAGCAGCTCGACGAGAATCAGGCCGGCGATCACGCCGAGAATCAGCCGCGCGCCGTACGACGCGTCGTACTTCGGGTCGTATGTCGAATTCGCGACGTAGCGATGAGCCTGGAACAGCGTGGCGAATGACGCGCCGAGCCCGGCGCAGAACATCAGGAACAGCGCATTCCACAGCAGCCGGGTGCCGTGCGAATCGAGAAACCCCTGATCGATGTTCGCGACCGACACTTCCGGCGACAGCGACGTCGCAATCACCGCGACCAGAAACGTCGCGGCGGAGAGCGTCAGCGCGCGGATCAGCGGTACCGGGCCGAGCCACGCGAAGCGCGAGCGGACGCGCAGTTCGCCGTCGAGCAGCGTGACCGCCTGCGGCGTCGCGGGCGCGATCGCGACCGCGAGCCGGCGATGAATCGCGGCAAGCGCGTACGATGCGCCGTGCACGGACGACGCATCGTCCGCCGCGGATTCAGCCGCGGCGCGCGATGCCGCGACCATCAGCATCGACAACTGCGCGATCAGATCGGGCGCCACCGCGATGCCGTGCTGCAATGCGTAGCGCGCCATCGCATTGCATTCGATTTGCAACTGCCCGATCAGATCGCGCCTCGATGCGGCCGTGTTCGTACCGTCCGCTTCGGGCGGTGCGTCCGCCGTTGTCCGGGACCATGAACGATGCATGCGCATGACGGTTCTCCACGATGTCGGCGGGCAACGCGCGCTACAGCCGCACTTCGTCGCCGCAATTGCCGCCCGGCGCCAGGACCAGCATGCCGCCCTTGTCGCGATACGCGAATACGTCGGACCAGTCGCGCAGCCGGTAGCGCACTTCCGCGAGACGTCCGTCGGGCGTGCACAGGAACTGGACCGCCTTGTCCGCGCCGAGGAAGAAATCGTGCAGTTGCGCGTTCTTCAGCTCGTCGAGCCGCACCACCTTGTTGTCGTGCTCGTTCAGGTAGCGGCCGAGATTCGTGAGGCCGACCGCACGCGCCATCGCGGCAAGCTCGGCGGCGTAGCCGGCGGGCGCGTAGCCCGTGCAGCTCCCGTAGCGGTTCCATTGCTGCTGGAATGCATCGGCGCTCGCGGGCGCGATATACGGCGCGGCATCGCCGGGCAACGTGTCGGCCGGAACCGCCGCCGTATCGCAATCGCGCCGCGGCGTATACAGGCCGATCGCCGTGATCCGGATCGGTGTGCCGTCGGCGGCCTGGCGCGCGGACGGCGGCTGGCCGGACGTGCATGTCTGCGCGCCGTCGCCGCCGACGCACGAGCCGAGCTTCCAGGACAGCGACAGCGTCCAGTCCTGCGCGTGTGCGCCGGCGCAGGTCAGAATCAGGCTGGCGGCGCAGGCCGCCCGGGTGATGCGCAACAGGGTCGACATGTCGAATTTCTCCTTGTGTGTGGTGACGTGCGCCGGCCGACGGAATCGGCCGGCGGCCGGCGATCGGCGGTCGGCCGGCGCGGTTCGCGCGCGGTCAGCGGGCCGCCTGCTGCAACAGCTGGCGAAGGTTCTGGATGCGCGGCAGGCCGGCGCCGAAGCGATTCGCGACGTCGTACTGCACGATCGGCGTGCAGATCATCCGGATCAGCTGAAACAGCGCGGCGACGCGCTCCGGCCGGCGCGGCCCGAGATGGTTGACGATCTGCGGATCGCTCAACAGCAGCGCCGCGAGCCCCGTGATGTGCGGCGCCGCCATCGACGTGCCGGATTCGGCATTGAACGCCGACCCCGGCACGGTCGACACGACGCCGACGCCCGGCCCGCACACGCCGATTTGCGGACCGTGGCACGAGAACGTCGGCGCGAAGAGGCCGTCGGGCGTCGCAGCCTGCGCGACGATCTGCGTTTGCTCCCACGTGTTGCCGGGCAGCTCGCGCTGCAGTCCCAGCGCCGATACCGCGAGCACGTACGGCGACGAGGCCGGGTACTGGACCGGGCCGCCCGAATTGCCGGCCGCGACGATGCATGCGACGCCGGATTGCACGGCCTCCATCAGCTTCTGCTCGACGGCGAGCGACGCCTGCGGCGCGCCAAGGCTCAGGTTCACGACGTCGATGTCGTGGTCGATGCAATAGTCGAGCGCCTGGATCAGCGTACTGAACTGGCCGCCGGGAAAGATCTTCAGCACATGGATCTCTGCGTCGGGCACGAAACCGCGCATCGCCATCTGCGCGTCGGCGGCCTGCGGACTGATTCGCGCGGCGATCACGCCCGCGCAATGCGATCCGTGGCCGATCACGTCGTCCTTCCAGGTATCCGGGTTCTGGTCGTTGGTCAGATCGGCGCCGCGCAGGATATGGTTCAACAGCGGATGCGACGCGTCCGCCCCCGAATCCACGATCGCGACGCGAACGCCGCGCCCCGTCGCCGTGGCGGGAAGCTCGTCGAGGCCCATCAGGCGCTGCCCCCACCCGAGCGGCGCACGCGGCGGCACGTTCGGGTTCGGCTGGGACAACGGCGTGAGCCGCACCACGTTCGCCTGATCGCTCGACAGCAGCGGCGCCGGCAAATAGACATTCCAGTACGTGTGGGGCGGCCGCACCGCCAGCGACTGGAGCGGACCGGGCGCCATCTGCGCGACGGTCAGCGTCGTTTCG
Encoded proteins:
- a CDS encoding BCAM0308 family protein encodes the protein MNRSNSGPGRNYLRRDQRMPPHTKDSYRDPKRPKGDRICEGCGAVCDEGRWTWYATPLDRRQLECPACKRMRENAPAGELVLHGDYVRAHRSAILELLEHQADLETSEHALERIMEIEKSRDTLVIRTTGMHMVRRLGEALLHAHHGNLALNYRDSEDMLRAQWTRDDA
- a CDS encoding BON domain-containing protein yields the protein MKSDAALKQDVEQALFWNPAIDARQIDVDVRDRIVTLRGTVDSWARKLEAQKTALHVADARALVLELNVAPPENACADQELAIAITFALGWQDALRDHKIRVEVDHGCVTLDGEVDHAFQSRAAEAMVSRMIGVVGVANRIQVRADHTVPDVGARIAEALARRAQRESAGISIDAVDGIVTLTGTVASLAERRAACGAAGSVRGVREVVDRLTVA
- the fnr gene encoding fumarate/nitrate reduction transcriptional regulator Fnr; protein product: MPLHPLRPFIPLRPVEPADQPKRATSRCSTCTLRTVCMPPDLSPDDFARLDAMICTTRHVRRGETLFRAGDAFNSIYAVRTGSFKTTMMHRDGDEQITGFPIVGESLGLDGVHTGHHNGDAIALEDSTVCIIPFGQLEQMCREVRSMQHHVYQMMSGEIVRESALMLLLGTMTAEQRVAEFLLNLSTRFKARGYSAAEFVLRMTRDEIGEYLGMKLETVSRMLSKFQHKGLVAAQGKQIRIVDSDGLGKV
- a CDS encoding glycoside hydrolase family 19 protein; the encoded protein is MTPDEFQSAAAVSAVLAQRWYPALAAAMAEFGISTPGRIAAFVAQTGHETLGFTLTRELWGPTTAQRAYEPPSRKAAELGNVHAGDGRRFLGRGLIQITGRANYRECGNALGADLERQPELLEREPLAARSAAWWWERHGCNLIADSGDFVSLTRRINGGVNGLEDRMHRWAIAKKAMCL
- a CDS encoding DUF4239 domain-containing protein, coding for MTMLFLYNWPSWLMGLFVVTATVAAALAGYALFRRIAPVDLHPEQRAMALTMVSVITTINSLLVAFSAISVWDAYNSAERTVDAEATAAGELSRDLAAFGDPVADAASGALRAYLDGVVRYEWPTMQQHASADAQTAARFDRLFDMANRIEPRSERQRVLLGEVLARVNEMAKHREQRLLTLDVAMPATLWGVVLLASVVSFLLLYILPGTRFNIALVASWALTLGLAFFFVLAVDRPFAGEVSVKPESLRAIVAAIDAQAQRTGPAAHRNVPPSPRSPTRSQVDDAAALTASTVSLPPSASAAASLAHASQGERDDTR
- a CDS encoding S8 family serine peptidase gives rise to the protein MDKDKKPAAAKAAAMPTDSAAAASDVTPPDTADEAVHVTSGKRQYLIAPRRGVLARQAAVTPMSAHDLDNAVGRLPGVEVVRVINSHKNAQMMSARPDEATDTYVVKMDPANAQVLQATAPPGMIVEEDHPLGYGKKPQQESGAELRPQAAIASVILRPVTIRVLGANDQPEPGVPVTLAGDGFPVSGTTDARGETTLTVAQMAPGPLQSLAVRPPHTYWNVYLPAPLLSSDQANVVRLTPLSQPNPNVPPRAPLGWGQRLMGLDELPATATGRGVRVAIVDSGADASHPLLNHILRGADLTNDQNPDTWKDDVIGHGSHCAGVIAARISPQAADAQMAMRGFVPDAEIHVLKIFPGGQFSTLIQALDYCIDHDIDVVNLSLGAPQASLAVEQKLMEAVQSGVACIVAAGNSGGPVQYPASSPYVLAVSALGLQRELPGNTWEQTQIVAQAATPDGLFAPTFSCHGPQIGVCGPGVGVVSTVPGSAFNAESGTSMAAPHITGLAALLLSDPQIVNHLGPRRPERVAALFQLIRMICTPIVQYDVANRFGAGLPRIQNLRQLLQQAAR